The sequence below is a genomic window from Pseudomonas cremoricolorata.
GTAGAGAGCCGCGATGGCGTGGTCACCTTGCGCGGACGCGTCGACAGCGCCGAGGCCAAGGACTTGGCGGGTGTGGTCGCACGCACCACCGAAGGCGTGCACTTGGCCAATAACCTGGTGAGTCTGGATAGCGCGGCCATGGCCGAAGCCCGCAACAAACCAGTGGAGGCACCCACCGGGCCGCAACCGAGCGACAGTTGGATCGTCGACAAGATCGAAAACAGCTACCGCTTCAGCCGCAACCTCGATGGCGGCACCATCCGCGTGGTCAGTGCCGAAGGCATGGTCAGGTTGTCTGGCGATGTGGTGAGCAGCGAGCTGAAAACCGTGGCGGTCGAGATTGCCCGGCAGATCGTCGGCGTGCGCGGGGTGGATGCCGACATGCTCAAGGTAGCGACCAAGGTCGAGGGCTGAAGCACCGTCGAGTCACGAGCCGCTCATTGCAAATTGCACGGCCCCAGGTCGTGCATCGTGCAGGATACGCCTGTGGTGCCTAGGTGATAAATAGCTAAGTTATTGATTTATAAGGAAAAATATAACCGTGCAAAGCTGGCATGCAGGCTGCAACTACTTGATCAGGATCAGATAACGAATTCAGTAGTCCAGTAGGAGGAGCCGGCATGAACCGCCAGACCGTCAACAGCATGCAGACCGTAAGCACCCTGCCTCTGCGCCAGCTCCTCTTCATTGGTGTGGCACTGGTGCTGACCATCGTCGCCGGGCAGTTCTACCACAGCGTGCAGACCGCTCGCCTGGCCGACCAAGTCGCTGCCCAGACGGCTCTTTTGGCAAAGATTCAGGCCACTCGTTCAACTTCTTTGGTGAAAGCCGCCGAAACCCTTCCGCAAGCACCTGTGGCCAACGCTTCGCCGGCCACAATCGATAACGTCGTACCCCAGGAACGCTGGGTCTTCTGAGAACCGGCCGTACTGATTCAATAGGAAATAGGAGAATCACCATGCTGAGTTGGGCAATTACCTTTCTGATCATTGCCATCGTCGCCGCCGTACTGGGCTTTGGTGGTATCGCCGGCGCTGCAACGGGTATCGCCAAGATCCTGTTCATCGTCTTCCTAGTCCTGTTCGTTGCTTCGTTCTTCTTCGGTCGAGGCCGTGGCCGTCCATGAACACCCTGCTCAGGAACGTGCTGGCTGCTGCCGTGATGCTCGGCAGCAGTTCAGCCGTCCTGGCCGCCAATGACGGCCAGGTGTATTTGAATACGTTGCTGGGCACGGACGCGGAGTACCGCGAAACTTGGCAGGACGCCATAAAGGGTCAAGAACGCCTGCCGGATTGGGTCATCAACCTCTCGGGCAGGGCGCAACAACAGATGTCTGCAGCTACTGAAGACGGGGACAAGTACTTGGTCGGGGCTTTGTGCGAAACCGAGACGACTTGCACCTACAAACGTCTGGTCGTGGCATTCAGCTGGGACAAGGAAGATGCCTACGGGATGCTCGTCGAAGTGCCCGAAGGTCTGCCCAAGGACAAGTCGCCCACCCGTCACGCCCAGTATCGCTGGATCGGTGACCCGGACGACGGCATGAAAGCGCTGCTTCAAGAGCAGCTCAAGCGCGATCCGAACTGGTACTGACCAGGAACAGCGCACTGTAATCATTTGGAAGTGCAACCCGGTTACCGTTGCCACTTCCATGATGCGCCGCATCGATAAGATGAGGCACATGACCAGGGGGTCGGGCTGTTCTGACGGTTACTGAGTCGGAGTGGCCTAGGGGTACAGGGAGTACCTCCGTAATGGGCCGGGTCAGGAAAGGTAGCATCGGAAGGTTCAGGTCCAAGCCGTGGAGCAGGCCTGACCTCCGAGGCACCGATACTCCCGCCTGGTAACGTAGGAAATGTCTGAGAAGGCACATTTTCCCCTCGCCACACATCGAATTTTTCTCTCCGTTCGCACCTGCCCCATACGCCTTTTCTGCCCATTCGGATTGTCGAACAGCGGGCTGTGCGCTTTCCGCCATCCTGGGGCCATGGGCCGAATAGTGGCTTTTCCTGGGTGTTCGGATATCCGAACAACAAAAAAAATACCTTTCGAAATGGCCATTTTGTCGTCGTTTAGTTATGCCGTTTCGGCATAGGGTAGCCGTTTCCGGCATTAGACTGGCCCCTCTCCCATGGCAATAGTTGCGGCCTTTTCGCGGGCACCGGCGTCATTTGGCGTGCCTGCGGTGACCTTTCATGGAGCCCGCCTAACGGAAGCAACACTTCACTCGTGACCCAGCCAGATGGCTCTGGCACGTGTATTTCCGGCCGGCGATCCATGTCCACTACAACAAAGGGTAACGACATGAAGAAGGCAAAACTGAGCCTCGCCTGGCAGATCGTCATCGGTCTGGTCCTGGGCGTTGCTATCGGCGCGCTGCTGAATCATTTCAGTGCAGAAAAGGCATGGTGGATCAGTAATATCCTCCAACCCGCCGGTGACATCTTCATTCGTCTGATCAAGATGATCGTCGTGCCTATCGTGATCTCTTCGCTGATCGTCGGCATTGCCGGTGTGGGCGATGCCAAGAAGCTCGGCAGCATCGGCCTGAAGACCATCATCTACTTCGAGGTGGTGACCACCATTGCCATCGTCGTCGGCCTGGTGCTGGCCAACGTGTTCCATCCGGGCGCTGGCATCGACATGAGCACCCTGGGTACCGTGGACATCTCCAAGTACCAGGCCACGGCGGCTGAAGTGCAACATGAGCATGCATTCATCCAGACCCTGCTCAACCTGATCCCCTCGAACATCTTCGCAGCGCTGATGCGCGGTGAAATGCTGCCGATCATCTTCTTCTCGGTGATGTTCGGCATGGGCCTTTCGAGCCTGCCCAGCGACCTGCGCGAGCCGCTGGTACGCACCTTCCAAGGCGTTTCGGAAACCATGTTCAAGGTCACCCACATGATCATGAACTACGCCCCGATCGGCGTATTCGCCCTGATCGCCGTGACCGTCGCCAACTTCGGCTTCGCCTCGCTGCTGCCGCTGGCCAAACTGGTGCTGCTGGTGTACTTCGCCATCGCCTTCTTCGCCTTCATGGTGCTGGGCCTGGTGGCGCGAGTGTTCGGCTTCTCGGTGATCAAGATCATGCGCATCATGAAAGACGAGCTGATCCTCGCCTACTCCACCTCCAGCTCGGAAACCGTGCTGCCGCGTGTGATCGAGAAGATGGAAGCCTACGGCGCGCCGAAATCCATCTGCAGTTTCGTGGTACCGACCGGCTACTCGTTCAACCTTGATGGCTCGACCCTGTACCAGAGCATCGCGGCGCTGTTCATCGCCCAGCTGTACGGCATCGACCTGACCTGGAGCCAGCAGCTGCTGCTGGTGCTGACCCTGATGGTCACCTCCAAAGGCATCGCCGGCGTGCCGGGCGTATCCTTCGTGGTCCTGTTGGCGACCCTGGGCAGCGTAGGCATTCCGCTGGAAGGCCTGGCCTTCATCGCCGGTGTCGACCGCATCATGGACATGGCCCGTACCGCGCTGAACGTGGTCGGCAACGCCCTGGCGGCGCTGGTGATCGCCCGTTGGGAAGGCATGTACGACTCGGCCAAGGGCGAGGCCTACTACAACTCGCTGCCGCACATGACCGGCAAGAAAGCCGCTGCAGTCAGCGCGCAGGCGGTCAAGCAGTAAGGCGCCGACCGACACGTTGCACTCAGAGCCCCGGCCTTGGTCGGGGCTTTTTGTGGGTGGGCTGGGTTATGATGCGGGCATTTTTCGGGGGACGACGCGGATGCTCAACGGCCTGTGGCTTGGCTTTTTCCTGGTAGGCAGCATCTCGGCGCTGGCGCAGTGGCTGGTCGGTGGCAATGCTGGCATCTTCGCGGCCATGGTCGAGAGCATCTTCGCCATGGCCAAGCTGTCGGTCGATGTGGTGATCCTGCTGTTCGGCACCCTCACCCTGTGGCTGGGCTTTCTCAAGATCGCCGAGCAGGCCGGCATCGTCGAATGGCTGGCCAAGGTGCTCGGCCCGCTGTTCGCCCGGCTTATGCCCGAGGTGCCCAAAGGTCACCCGGCACTGGGCCTGATCACCATGAACTTCGCCGCCAACGGCCTGGGCCTGGACAACGCCGCCACGCCCATCGGCCTGAAGGCCATGCGCGCCTTGCAGGAACTCAACCCCAGCAGCACCACAGCCAGCAACGCGCAAATTCTGTTCCTGGTGCTCAATGCCTCGTCACTGACCCTGCTGCCGGTGACCATCTTCATGTACCGCGCCCAGCAAGGCGCCACCGATCCGACATTGGTGTTCCTGCCGATTCTGCTGGCCACCAGCGTCTCGACCCTGGTGGGCTTGCTGTCGGTGGCGGTGATGCAGCGTCTGCGTCTATGGGACCCGGTGGTGCTGGCCTACATGATTCCGGGCGCGCTGCTGCTGGGCGGCTTCATGGCCTTCCTCGGCACGCTGTCCGCCGCCGCCCTGGCCAGCCTGTCGTCGCTACTCGGCAACCTGACGCTATTCGGCGTGATCGTGCTGTTCCTGCTGATTGGCGCCTTGAAGCGGGTCAAGGTCTACGAAGCGTTCGTCGAAGGCGCCAAGGAAGGCTTCGACGTGGCCAAGAACCTGCTGCCCTACCTGGTGGCGATGCTGGTCGCGGTGGGTGTGCTGCGCGCCTCGGGGGCGTTGGAGCTGGCGCTCGATGGCATTCGCCACGCGGTGAGCTGGCTGGGGCTGGACACGCGTTTCGTCGACGGTCTGCCGACCGCGCTGGTCAAGCCGTTTTCAGGCAGCGCAGCGCGGGCCATGCTGATCGAGACCATGCAGGCCCAGGGTGTCGACAGCTTCCCGGCGCTGGTTGCGGCGACCATCCAGGGCAGCACCGAAACCACCTTCTACGTGCTGGCGGTGTACTTCGGCGCGGTGGGCATCCAGCGGGTCCGCCACGCCGTGGGCTGCGCGCTGCTCGCTGAGTTCTCCGGGGTAGTGGCGGCCATCTTCGTCTGCTACTGGTTCTTCGCCTGAGCTGAACCCAGGGGCCGGCGCGCAATGCCCGGCCCAGCCCTTAACTGGCCGGTTTCGCGGCGTCGTCGATCACCTTGAAGCGCAGCACGCCAATCACCTGACCATCCTCGGTCAGCACCCGTACCTGCCAGCGGCCGACCGGGTTGGGCGGGAAGTTCTGCTTGTGCGTCCAGGCACGGTAGCCCTCTTTGCGTCCGCCCTTGATGTCGAGGGCGATGCGGTCGACTTCTTGGCCGTCCTTTTGCCAGACGTGGTAGATGCGCTCGTTGAGCCCGCGCGGTGCGTTGATCGAGGTGTAAGCATACAGCCCGCTGCTGCGAATCTGACTGGCAGTGATTTCTTCCAGCGAGTCGCCCGGCTGGCGGTTGTTGACCTGGGTGCTCACCGCGACTTCGGTCATCCACAGGGTCGCTGGCGGCACCCAGGAACGCAGCAACCAGCCGCAACCGCCTACGGCCAAGGTCAGCAGCACCAGGGCAACGCCACGTCGCCAAGTGTTGATCGGGAAGCTGCTGGCAAGGCTTGGGAACGACAGCACCATGGCCGCAATCAGCGCCAGCTTGAAGCTCTGCGCGGTGGTCAGGTGGAGGATGATCGGCAGGGCGGTGAGCAGTGCTGCGAACAGCGTCAGCGTGTGCAGGGCCATGAACAGCCAGCGGCGTGGCGCCAGCCAGCGGTAGTACAGCGGGTCGACGATCGACACCAGCCCGGCAGCGGCGAGCAGGCCGGTGAACACTAGCTGGCCGCTGTTCCAGGTGGTGGTGATGAAGAAGAACGGTAGAACGAAGAACAGGCTCTCCTGGTGGATCATTTGCGTGGCATAGCGCAGCAAGGGCTGGGGGATTTCGCGCTTGAAAGTGCGGGTGAACAAGCCGGTGAGGGTGTTCTCCAGCATCAGCCAGATCCAGCTGACCAGCAGCAGGATGGCGATCCAGCTGGCCAGGCTCGCCTGGCGGTCGACCAGAATGAAGCTGCCGATACCCGAGAGGAAGCCGCCAAGGGCGATGACCCCGGGATAACGTTTGAGCAGCTCGATAACACGCTGGACGAGATGAGGAATAGGCGGCATGGGTCAGCTACACGGCAGGAAAAAGGGGCCAGCGCCAGCCGCACAGGCGGCGCTGGCGCAAGGATAGCGCCGAATCAGCGGTGCCGTGTAGCACCGCTGGGCCGAGGTGGCGGCGGCTGGCGACGGCGGCGCAACAGGCCGATGGCCAGGATCGAGGCCAGCAGCAGGCCGACCAGCCCGTACAGCTCGTCGTAGGCCATCAGCGGCTGCTCGATGCGCAGATAGCCAGGTGTCTTGAGCAGTTCGCGCAGGGCCGCGTTGGCTTCCTCCAGTTTGACCTTGCGCAGCTTGCTGACAGGGTCTTGGTAGCGACCGTCGCTGTAACTGTTCAGCCCGCCCCAGTAGTAATCGGCCAGTGCGCTGTTGCCTTGGCTGCTCCAGCTCTCGCGGGCGATGGCGGCGTCCTTGATGCGAGCGAAGGTCTGCGCATCGAGGCCATTCTTGCGCAGGGTGTCGAACAGTTCCTCGAGCACCGAGACTGCCGCATCGACATCGTCGCGCTCCAGATCGGCATTGAGGCTGAGCATGCCGCTGTCGCCGAAGCTTTCGCGTTGCACCGAGGGCCCGTACGACAGGCCATGGCGCAGGCGCAGCTGTTCATACAGCGCCCAGTCGAGGTAGCGCGACAGCAGGTCGAGGGTCTGGTCATGGTCGACATCGAGCACCGGCTCGATGAACAGCCAGTGCAGCTTGGCGCTGTCGCCCAGCCAGCCACGGGTCAGGGTGCGGCGCTGTTCGGCCTGATGGGTGATGGTTTCCAGGTCACGGCGTTCGCCCGGCTCGCTGGGCGGCAGCTCGCCATAGCTGCGTTCCAGGTAGGCCGGCAGCAGTTTGTCGAGGCCACCGACGACGATCAGGGTCATGTTGTTGGCCGCGTACCAGTGCTCGCGTACCTGTTTGACCTGATCGAGGGTCATGTCGTCGACATCGGCGCGCTCGGCGCACTTGAGGCCCAGCTCCTCGGCGAGCTGATCGCTGGCGCGGTGGCCGATGTCCTGGCGATCCAGCCAACGCTGCACGGGGCCATAGTGCCCGCCGTCCTCGCGCTCGATGATTTTCTTCGCGTTGGCCAGGGCCTTGGCGTCGATCTGCGTATCGCGCACCAGCGCCAGCAGCAGGTCGAGTACCTTGCGCTGGTTGCGCGCCGGCGCCTCGATGACAAAGGTGGTATCGGCGTTGCTGGTGAACGCATTCCATTCGCCGCCCAGGCTTTGCAGGCGCATTTCCAGGCCGCCTTCACCGCTTTCATCTAGGCCGCTGAACAGCAAGTGTTCGAGCAGGTGCGGCAGCTCGCGCTGATCGCAGGGGAAATCGTCGAGGCCGACGCCGATCACCAGCCGAATAGAGACGTGATCGCTCTCATAGCCTGGCTTGAGAATCACCTGCAGGCCGTTGGGCAACAGGTAGCCTTCGACCCGTGAGCGGTCCAGAGCGAGCGACGGCAGGGTGAACAGCAGCAGGCAGATCAGCATCAGGCAACGCATGGGCGGGTGGTCAGTCTCCAAGGTGAGCGGATTCAGGGCTGACGGGGTTCATCGGGGACACTGTCGAGCAGCAGACCGCCAGTGTCCGAACCGCCTAGTACCACATAGGCACTGCTGCAGAACAAAGAGTTCAAACGCTTCATGTCAGCGATCAGCTCCAGGTGCAGCGAACTGGTCTCGATACTTTGCACCACCTTGCGTTGCAAACGGCTGACATGGGCGTGGGCCAGGCGCCGTTCCTGGGCGCGGAAACGGCGTTTTTCCCGCAGCAGCAGGCGGGCGCTTTCCGGGTCGGCACTAAGAAACACCGACAGGCCCAGGCGCAGGTTGGCCAGCAATTGCTCTTGCAGGCCCGTCAGCTCACCCAGACCTACCTCGGAAAACTCGCGGCGTTGCGCGGTCTTCTGTTGCTGGACCTTGCGCAGCATGCGTTCGATCAGGTCGCTGGACAGCTTGAGGTTGATCGCCAGCTCGATGATCTCGGCCCAGCGCCGGTTGTCGTGCTCGCTGAGGTCTTCACGGGTCATCTGCGCCAAGTACAGTTTGATCGCGCTGTACAGGGCATCGGCGTCCTCGCCCAGGGTCCGCACCTGCTGCGCCATGGCCGGCTGGGTGCCGCGCAGGGCGCCGAGCATGGTGGTCAGCAGGCTGTCGACGATATCGCCCAGGCGCAGGGTTTCGCGGGCGGCGTTGGCCAGCGCCAGGCTGGGAGTCTCCAGCGCCGATGGGTCGAGGTGGCGCGGCCGCATCTGCGCCTCGCCGCTGTCGCGTTCAGGCAGCAGTGCATTGCAGACGCGGCCCATGAGCTTCACCGTCGGCAGCATCAGCAGGCAACGCAAGGTGTTGTAGAGCAAGTGAAAGCCGATCACCAGTTCCTGTGGGCTGAAGCTCAGGGTGTCGAGCCAGTCAACCAGCGGGTGCAGCAGCGGAATGATCAGCAGCAGGCCGATCAGCTTGTACAGCAGGCTGCCCAGGGCCACGCGGCGTCCGGCGGCGTTCTGCATGCTGGTGCTGATGAACGCCAGCAGACCGCTGCCGATGTTGGCGCCGACCACCAGGCCAATCGCCACCGGCAGGCTGATCAGGTCAGAGCCTGCCAGGGTTGCGGTCAGCAGCACCGCGGCCAGGCTGGAGTAGGAAATCATCGCGAACAATGCGCCGACCAGCGCATCGAGCAGGATGTCGCCGGTCAGCGAGGCGAACAGCACCTTCACTCCTTGGGCCTGGGTGATCGGCGCTGCGGCCTGCACGATCAGCTCCAGGGCGAGAATGATCAGCCCCAGGCCGATTGCCACCCGGCCCATCTGGCCGACGCGGGTCTGCTTGCGCGAGAGGAAGAAGATCACCCCAAGGAAGATCAGCAGCGGTGATAGCCACGACAGGTCGAAGGTCAGCACCCGGGCCATCAGCGCGGTACCGACATCGGCGCCAAGCATGATCGCCAGGGCCGGGGTCATCGCCATCAGCCCCTGACCGACGAACGAGGTGACCAGCATAGCGGTGGCGTTGCTGCTCTGCACCATGGCGGTGACGACGATACCGGCAATGAACGCCAGCGGCCGTTTGTCCATGTTCTGCGCAATCACCCGACGCAGGTTTGAGCCGTACACCCGCAGGATGCCGGTGCGCACGATGTGCGTGCCCCACACCAGCAAGGTGACTGCCGAGAGCAGATTGAGCAGGGTCAACATGATCAGAGCCCCTTGAAGCCGACGCCCTGAGCGGGCCAATGGATGCTGCGGTGAGCCTGATCCTGTACGGACGGTTGTGACAGGTCTCACTCAAGCTGTAGTTGTTCGATGCGACGTCCGCCAGCTTGGCACGGCTGAAACCTATTTGAAACATTTGCGCAGGGCAACGTGGGCCTGCGTTGCAGGCCCGGGTGCAGGCGGGCTGTTACAGACTGCCGAAGAGGGGGAAGACGCCCAGCAGCAGCGCCGCCAGAAGAATGCACAGGCACACCAGCACGGCCCACTTGAGGGTAAAGCGTTGGTGGTCACCGAATTCGATGCCCGCCAATGCCACCAGCAGGTAGGTCGAGGGCACCAGCGGGCTGAGCAGGTGCACCGGCTGGCCAACGATTGAGGCACGGGCCATTTCCACCGGGGAAATCCCGTAGTGGCTGGCGGCTTCGGCCAGCACCGGCAGCACGCCGTAGTAGAAGGCGTCGTTGGACATGAAGAAGGTGAACGGCATGCTCACCACCGCGGTGATCACCGCAAGGTAGGGGCCCATGCTCGGCGGAATCACGGCCAGCAGGCTTTTCGACATGGCCTCTACCATGCCGGTACCGGACAGAATGCCGGTGAAGATGCCCGCCGCGAAGATCAGCCCGGTGACCGCCAGCACGCTGCCGGCGTGGGCGGCGATGCGGTCTTTCTGCTGCTGCAGGCAGGGATAGTTGACGATCATGGCAATGCTGAAGGCGATCATGAACAGCACCGGCAGCGGCAGCAGGCCCATGATCAGCGTCACCATCAGTGCGGCGGTCAGGGCGCCGTTGAACCACAGCAGCTTCGGCCGGCGCGCCTCGGGGAACTGCGACACGCTGATGGTGCTGTGGTCGATGTCGTCGGTCGGCAGGTGCAGTTCGCCCAGGCGTGCGCGCTCGCGTTTGCCGTACAGATAGGCAATGGCCAGGATCGCCAGCACGCCAAAGGCCATGGCTGGAATCATCGGTACGAAGATGTCCGAGGGGTCGACGTGCAGCGCGCTGGCGGCACGTGCGGTAGGGCCGCCCCAAGGGGTCATGTTCATCACGCCACCGGCGAGGATGATCAGCCCGGCCATGATCCGCGGGCTCATGCCCAGGCGGCTGTACAGCGGCAGCATCGCCGCGCAGCAGATCATGTAGGTGGTGGCGCCGTCGCCATCGAGCGACACCACCAGCGCCAGCACGGCGGTGCCGACCGAGACCTTGAGCGGATCGCCCTTGACCAGCGCGAGGATCTTGCGCACCGCCGGGTCGAACAGGCCTGAGTCGATCATCAGGGCAAAGTAGAGGATGGCGAACATCAGCATCACCCCGGTGGGGGCGAGCTTGCTGATACCTTGTAGCATCATGGGCCCGATGTCACTGGCGAAGCCACCGAACAGGGCGAAGACGATCGGTACCAGAATCAGCGCGATTAGCGCCGACAGGCGCTTGGTCATGATCAGGTACATGAAGGTGATGACCATGGCGAAGCCGAGGAAGGTCAGCATGGTGAAGTACTCCAGGCATGGCGCAGCGAAAAAAAGGTGCGGCGTGTCGCGTCAGCGCTTGAGCGGCTGGACGGGAGCGGGCTGGAGTAACGGAAGAACGAGAAGGGCACGGAAAGGCATTGCAGTCACCATTTGTTGTTGTTGGATGGTCCAGGCCCGAATCGAGTCGGGTCGCTGGCGCGCCGGTCTGCTGCCGGCAATGGTGACATCCTAAGTGGGCAAGCTTTCAGCCAGCTTTCGACTGCGGCCCGCCGCGCACGGCTAGCGCTCGCGGCGGTCGCAGGCCGCTCACGGCAACTGCAAACCGCCTGCTGCCTTGTGCAGGGCCCGCAAATGCTCGCCAATTTGCCGGGTGTTGGCCTCCACGGCAGCGATTTCCTTGGCCCGGCTCGGGTCGAGCAGGGCGCGCACTTCCTGATCGAGGTTGGTACTCAGGCGCAGCAGTTGCGCCTGGCGCTCGCCAGCGGTGTGCTCCAGGTATTGGCGTTCATCGGCTTGCGGGATGCCATAACCCTGGGTGCCGAGCAGCTCCGCCGGGCGGCTGAGGAACCCGCTGTTGGCCAACATCTGTTGCAGGGTTTCGTTGGCTTTGTCGACCGTGCCGTCCTTCAATGCGCTGGCGTTCAGGTAGCGCTGCTTGACCTCATCCTGAGCCAGCAGCAACTGCCGGCGCAGGCTGGCCTGCTCCAACAGCAGCAGCGCGGCACTGGTGCGCAGGTCAGCTTTGGGGAACCAGGCGCGGCGTTGTTCGGCATCCTGGGCCAGCCAGTCCTCGACGTTCTTCTGGGGCACCGGCAGCTGCTTGCGCAGCACCTCGAACATGGCCTGGAAACGGTCGCGGTAGGAATCGAAGCGGTAGCCCAGGCGCAGTGCCTCGCGTGGGTCGTCGAGCACGCTGGTGTCGGCCAGGCCGCGGCCCTTGAGCACTTCCAGCAGGCCATTGGGCATGATGCTGTCGAGGTCGTTGAGGCGCGGATTGCCGGTGCCGCTGCGCAGCAGCTTGAGCGATTCGACCGCACAGTTGTTGGACAGGAAGTAATAGTTGCCGTCGTAGCTCCAGTGCATCTCGGCGGCCTGGCGCACCAGGTTCTCCACCTCGCTGCGGCTGAACCTGAGCGGAATCGAGGCCAGGCTGCGCAGTTCGGTCTTGGTGTATTCGTCGATCACCTGGCCCAGCGGCAGCACGAACAGGCGTGACGGATACGCGCCGACCAGGCCATCCCAGCTCGACAACTGCACATCATTGACGAAGGCGCGGTACGACAGCACCAGG
It includes:
- a CDS encoding Na/Pi cotransporter family protein — encoded protein: MLTLLNLLSAVTLLVWGTHIVRTGILRVYGSNLRRVIAQNMDKRPLAFIAGIVVTAMVQSSNATAMLVTSFVGQGLMAMTPALAIMLGADVGTALMARVLTFDLSWLSPLLIFLGVIFFLSRKQTRVGQMGRVAIGLGLIILALELIVQAAAPITQAQGVKVLFASLTGDILLDALVGALFAMISYSSLAAVLLTATLAGSDLISLPVAIGLVVGANIGSGLLAFISTSMQNAAGRRVALGSLLYKLIGLLLIIPLLHPLVDWLDTLSFSPQELVIGFHLLYNTLRCLLMLPTVKLMGRVCNALLPERDSGEAQMRPRHLDPSALETPSLALANAARETLRLGDIVDSLLTTMLGALRGTQPAMAQQVRTLGEDADALYSAIKLYLAQMTREDLSEHDNRRWAEIIELAINLKLSSDLIERMLRKVQQQKTAQRREFSEVGLGELTGLQEQLLANLRLGLSVFLSADPESARLLLREKRRFRAQERRLAHAHVSRLQRKVVQSIETSSLHLELIADMKRLNSLFCSSAYVVLGGSDTGGLLLDSVPDEPRQP
- a CDS encoding CitMHS family transporter encodes the protein MLTFLGFAMVITFMYLIMTKRLSALIALILVPIVFALFGGFASDIGPMMLQGISKLAPTGVMLMFAILYFALMIDSGLFDPAVRKILALVKGDPLKVSVGTAVLALVVSLDGDGATTYMICCAAMLPLYSRLGMSPRIMAGLIILAGGVMNMTPWGGPTARAASALHVDPSDIFVPMIPAMAFGVLAILAIAYLYGKRERARLGELHLPTDDIDHSTISVSQFPEARRPKLLWFNGALTAALMVTLIMGLLPLPVLFMIAFSIAMIVNYPCLQQQKDRIAAHAGSVLAVTGLIFAAGIFTGILSGTGMVEAMSKSLLAVIPPSMGPYLAVITAVVSMPFTFFMSNDAFYYGVLPVLAEAASHYGISPVEMARASIVGQPVHLLSPLVPSTYLLVALAGIEFGDHQRFTLKWAVLVCLCILLAALLLGVFPLFGSL
- a CDS encoding DUF5924 family protein; translation: MPPIPHLVQRVIELLKRYPGVIALGGFLSGIGSFILVDRQASLASWIAILLLVSWIWLMLENTLTGLFTRTFKREIPQPLLRYATQMIHQESLFFVLPFFFITTTWNSGQLVFTGLLAAAGLVSIVDPLYYRWLAPRRWLFMALHTLTLFAALLTALPIILHLTTAQSFKLALIAAMVLSFPSLASSFPINTWRRGVALVLLTLAVGGCGWLLRSWVPPATLWMTEVAVSTQVNNRQPGDSLEEITASQIRSSGLYAYTSINAPRGLNERIYHVWQKDGQEVDRIALDIKGGRKEGYRAWTHKQNFPPNPVGRWQVRVLTEDGQVIGVLRFKVIDDAAKPAS
- a CDS encoding M16 family metallopeptidase, giving the protein MRCLMLICLLLFTLPSLALDRSRVEGYLLPNGLQVILKPGYESDHVSIRLVIGVGLDDFPCDQRELPHLLEHLLFSGLDESGEGGLEMRLQSLGGEWNAFTSNADTTFVIEAPARNQRKVLDLLLALVRDTQIDAKALANAKKIIEREDGGHYGPVQRWLDRQDIGHRASDQLAEELGLKCAERADVDDMTLDQVKQVREHWYAANNMTLIVVGGLDKLLPAYLERSYGELPPSEPGERRDLETITHQAEQRRTLTRGWLGDSAKLHWLFIEPVLDVDHDQTLDLLSRYLDWALYEQLRLRHGLSYGPSVQRESFGDSGMLSLNADLERDDVDAAVSVLEELFDTLRKNGLDAQTFARIKDAAIARESWSSQGNSALADYYWGGLNSYSDGRYQDPVSKLRKVKLEEANAALRELLKTPGYLRIEQPLMAYDELYGLVGLLLASILAIGLLRRRRQPPPPRPSGATRHR
- a CDS encoding nucleoside recognition domain-containing protein, with translation MLNGLWLGFFLVGSISALAQWLVGGNAGIFAAMVESIFAMAKLSVDVVILLFGTLTLWLGFLKIAEQAGIVEWLAKVLGPLFARLMPEVPKGHPALGLITMNFAANGLGLDNAATPIGLKAMRALQELNPSSTTASNAQILFLVLNASSLTLLPVTIFMYRAQQGATDPTLVFLPILLATSVSTLVGLLSVAVMQRLRLWDPVVLAYMIPGALLLGGFMAFLGTLSAAALASLSSLLGNLTLFGVIVLFLLIGALKRVKVYEAFVEGAKEGFDVAKNLLPYLVAMLVAVGVLRASGALELALDGIRHAVSWLGLDTRFVDGLPTALVKPFSGSAARAMLIETMQAQGVDSFPALVAATIQGSTETTFYVLAVYFGAVGIQRVRHAVGCALLAEFSGVVAAIFVCYWFFA
- a CDS encoding BON domain-containing protein gives rise to the protein MKTLPSLAVLALSVMTSAAALADPVQNARMEGGVQTALSLNRVLNPFKINVTVDGTQARLSGEVENQVERDLAERVALATAGIDKVDNQLKVNAELVEQPLEARSYAQRLDDATLAAMVRARLAWSRVTEKSSIEVESRDGVVTLRGRVDSAEAKDLAGVVARTTEGVHLANNLVSLDSAAMAEARNKPVEAPTGPQPSDSWIVDKIENSYRFSRNLDGGTIRVVSAEGMVRLSGDVVSSELKTVAVEIARQIVGVRGVDADMLKVATKVEG
- a CDS encoding DUF1328 domain-containing protein; protein product: MLSWAITFLIIAIVAAVLGFGGIAGAATGIAKILFIVFLVLFVASFFFGRGRGRP
- a CDS encoding inhibitor of vertebrate lysozyme family protein — translated: MNTLLRNVLAAAVMLGSSSAVLAANDGQVYLNTLLGTDAEYRETWQDAIKGQERLPDWVINLSGRAQQQMSAATEDGDKYLVGALCETETTCTYKRLVVAFSWDKEDAYGMLVEVPEGLPKDKSPTRHAQYRWIGDPDDGMKALLQEQLKRDPNWY
- the gltP gene encoding glutamate/aspartate:proton symporter GltP, producing the protein MKKAKLSLAWQIVIGLVLGVAIGALLNHFSAEKAWWISNILQPAGDIFIRLIKMIVVPIVISSLIVGIAGVGDAKKLGSIGLKTIIYFEVVTTIAIVVGLVLANVFHPGAGIDMSTLGTVDISKYQATAAEVQHEHAFIQTLLNLIPSNIFAALMRGEMLPIIFFSVMFGMGLSSLPSDLREPLVRTFQGVSETMFKVTHMIMNYAPIGVFALIAVTVANFGFASLLPLAKLVLLVYFAIAFFAFMVLGLVARVFGFSVIKIMRIMKDELILAYSTSSSETVLPRVIEKMEAYGAPKSICSFVVPTGYSFNLDGSTLYQSIAALFIAQLYGIDLTWSQQLLLVLTLMVTSKGIAGVPGVSFVVLLATLGSVGIPLEGLAFIAGVDRIMDMARTALNVVGNALAALVIARWEGMYDSAKGEAYYNSLPHMTGKKAAAVSAQAVKQ